GTGCGTAAATACAATCAAGGTCACAGTGAGGGCAGTCTGGTGTGTATGACAGCGTATTAGACCTGTCCCCTGTACAGCACCGTGGCTGGGCCAGCAGCATAATAAGATTGATAGAGGGAATCGGGGCCGACAGACAGAGGCATACGCTGACAGGAAGTAGACCAGCCGGAGATGGGGAACAAGAGGGAACCTGAGACATGGACGAgcagctctctcgctctccctgtctttcttcaaatgtctccctatttctctctctctctgtccatctctctatcgCTTATCTTTAaccgtttctctctttctctctctgtctatctctgtttttcctccacttctctccctctctgccttttcccctctgtttctctctcggtTGTCTGTTTAGCTtctctatctttgtctctcAAGACTTTTCCCTctatcgctctcctcctccctccctgtctaatTATATTATAGATAGAAGTCAGGCTAAAGTCAATATTGCTTGATAAAACCAGGgtatatttctctctgtctctgtctttctctgtctctacaccttctctcccgtggtctctctctctctctctctctctctctctgtgtatgtctgtccctttctctgccCTTCGcttcgctctctatctctctctaccgccccccccctcctttctctgtctatctttctcgctctctctctttccatttttCTCCCCCCTTATTTTCCTCTCTCCATGACCAGTCAGATTCACCACTCTCGTCTTTTTTCCCATCCAAGGTTCTGAATCATGCTGCGTGCCGGGCTCTATGAGCTATCAAGTCCTCATTGGCTGATTCGCCCAGCCACCCAATCAGGGGCTTTCGCTTCCAGCCCGTCAGAGATGATGGGACCGCCGCACTGCTGCCCTCGACAGCCACAATTATTTTCGCTAGCTACTCAAgaataccctctctctctctccctctctcacgcaAATCAGATGATTACTGGACGTTAACATGGAAGATTACGCTGCTGTCAGGGAGGGCAgagctgactcacacacacacacagtgacacataaCCGCCTTAAACACTCCCTAACAAAGCCCACGGCCACCATTCATATTAAAACCAACATACTCTCTAAAAACAGAAGTTTTCCAAAATGAAGCAGTCAGTTGCAGGCAGCCTTAGTTGACAATGAAGCTTGGGTTTCTGAAGACTCAGGGGTGGTGATGAGCACCAGCCGAGCCCATTCCTGCGACAGCATGCGTGGTCTCCTACCGTGGTTGGACTTGGAGGTGTGGACCGGCGTGTAGTGGTTCTTGGAGGAGGTCCTCATGGGTGTGTTGTCCTTGGGGGAGCCATTCATCGCGGCGAAGTTCTCACAGTCGTACTGGGAGATGGGGATGGGACCCTGCTGCCTCAGAATGTCTGCTAGGGctctgtgcatacacacacacacacacacggacacacacacacacacggacacacgagCGCACGGATGTGCACACCCGCATCCACGCGTGCATCCAAACACGCGTaggcacacgcaaacacgcgcACATGCAAAGATAAACTACACGTTAGAAATGAACTATTAACAGTGGGCCTACAAAACACAGTAGTTCATAGTTTTTCACATTTGATTTCATGGTGAAATTCTTCCGGGAGAGCAGCCTGAACTTAATTTCTTCCAATTTCATCGGATGTTTGTCTTTTCCTCCCAAGCACCCAAACAACCTTGATGAACTGTGACAGTGTTGTCGCGCCACAAGTTATCCAGAATGTGATGGTATTTCTGGGAAAAATGACAAATGTTCATTTAGAACTGAAGCAATGTTGAGTATATGAGAATGTGCTGTAATTGGGTTGAATATGAGTGTTTTTCAGACCAAACCAGGTGCATATTGAGGTAAAAAGCCCTcggggagaaagagtgagaaaggaAGATAGAGTgactgaggggaggaggggggagcatggagagagagcgagagggaaggcgaggaaagagagaaacaaggcTTTATGAAAGTAACAGCAGAAATATTATTGTTTATTCTGGCAGCATATTTGAAAAGGAAATCAAATTACTTTTGCATTGCCGCTCGCTGCTCAAAACCTCCGCCTGATAAATGAATCAACAGCATAACCTTTGCAAAAACGTAAATATTTGGCCGTCTTTTATCATTGTTCCTCACCTTGTGTATTGTCAGTGATTTGCTGAATCACTGAATGTGTTCTAGGCCTATTGGATGAGTCAAAGGATGCCTTAACCTTTAAGTAATACATTATTCAATGCCGTGAGAACCGCTCTAGTGTTGAATTATTCATACAACAAAAGACCTCGTTTAATttgaaagaagagaaaaaaaacgacacgacaaaaacaaaaacaaaaaacgatGCGTCAGCATTTCATCGTCGACGCTGTCTTTTCTCCTCAACATGTGGAGTCCACTCATGTAAAGGCTACTAGCCTCGATATGGCTGGGCCTACGGGCTTATTCCACAGCAGAAACAGCTGAGgtaacacactgaaacacacagttGCCGCTCGTGCATTTCATGTAACATCCCCATGCCAACCGCCAGCCGCCAGCCGGCACACACTGGAGAGAGCATGTGTTGTTGGGGTTtcgggtgtgtggggggggcgttgttgggggtggggtgttgATATATGTTCTACTGGTCTTATATGATGTTCTTTCCGACGACATGGCTGAGAgacgtgtgctggtgtgtgggtgtatgtttgGGGGCTatgtcgttgttatgatcagtgacctatgctcttttgtaaagctctctcttggaagtcgcttgggGTCAAAGCGTCTGCtcaaatgcataaatgtaaatgtgtcgaGCATCCCAGATGAACGCCGTTTGAGTCGACTGATCAAGATGTTTTCGCTCTGTGCGGCTGCCTTGCGACGCTGGACTACGGCGGGCTTCTAAGCCATCAAAAAAGGCTGCCGTCAAATGAAACagattgtatatatatatatatatatatatatatatatatatatatatatatatatatgccccccaaaataaGAAAACTACATAAAATATGAAGCATCTGGCGTGTcattttccacacacacacctaaaacaAACCTGCCAGCCCATGgaaagaaaataaagaaaaaaaacacttaaaTATTTCCCTTTGAACATCTCGTTAATGATTTTACAGCGTTCACTGCTGGGATGCTAGGGTGTATCAGCATATGCCTGGGTCTACCAGCCTCCGGAAGCCTATCTGCCGTCTCTGACTAGGCCTGGCTGATCCCAGCTGATCTGGACACGCTTGGAGAACAGCACACGGCCTTGACATGATCCGAAGGTCTCTTCGGTGGTGCAGAGCTATCTCTACAGTGAATGTGGAGGTGTGGACACGGGGCTACTCAATGTGCTTTTGTGTTCGTTGTACGGTGGCAGAGGTTCAGGCTGGATGTTAATGTTCTGAGGCGTGACCTATGACCCCTAGGTGTCATTCACATTGTTCCAATAGGAACAGCCCGTTGCACAATCCAGAGCCTTCTACAACAGATGCAGTGATGTGAACAACATCAACCGTCACCCAAAAAAAGCATAATTTAGATAGGGGGCAGTGTCTTGATATTGTAATTGACAGAGGAGAGTCAATACATTAAATTTTTGTCTACCAAAAAAACGTTGGACTTTTTTCATTGTATGATGGAATGGTATTTCACATACAGTTTGCTTCAGGTGAATGATGTAATTAAGATGCCTTGGACTCACCTATGAATGTTCATCTCCTGAGGCGGCTCCGTAGCTTTGTCGTAGGCAACTTTCACCGACACCCCGAGTACTATGATGAACGCAATGATCCCACACGTGATATAGACGGCTGTGTTCGTCTGATCCATGCTCGGATCGTAGGTTTCCCCCGTTGGGATAGGCGACGGGGCAACCGTCTTCACCCAGTCCGGTGTGTGGTAGTTTGTGCATGCTTTCTGATCTATCCGGTTCCCTTTGAACTGACAGCAGAAGCGCAGGAAACACGTGCCGCAGCAGTAACGGTGATCGGTGTTGTTGCACTCGAACTGTTTGTCATATTGTCCGCTGACGTCGTAGTAGCCCAGACAAGTATCGTGGTTACTGGCGACCGGTAGCTGGACTTGGGGATTCTTCTGCGGGGAAGCGGTGGGAACCGCCACGGTAGCGTTCGCGTCTTTCGGCTTGACTATCTTCTTCGGTAGCGACTTTACCTTTTTACCGGCCGTAGCGGCACTGAGAACGCTCAGAGGGTCCAAGTATATAAGAAGGAGCAAAAGGTGTCGTATACCCATGGTGTGATTAACTTGTCAATTCTATTAAATATTCTAGGCTATCTATCAAAGGTGCGTGAAGGGACTCAGTCATCTGCGACTTCAGATGTCCTGGCATCTAAGGCTGCCGTTACTCCCCTAAGTACAGATGCCTTTGTCATACTGGATACAACAGTGGGTATTGATTTCGACGACGCCATTAGTTCAGTGCAAGCGGTTAAATGAAGCGCTGAAACCCATTGCGCCATTTAAGAAGAGACTGGATTGCATGTCTTGATTGCGTTCTGCGATGCGCTCTCGTCAACGGGGCACCGCGTGCGCTCTCCTTCGGTTTGGAAGTCCTGAAATAAGCACTCTGTCGCTGTCCAACGTGCTGATCTGGAGAGACCGCCCTCTGAGTCGAGTTTAGTCAAATGCAAAGCTTACATCTTGCTCAATTGAAAGTTGTGCTAGAGCGAGGGAAACAAACACAACGGTTCGTTAAACAGTATCGTCACGTCCAGGGAACGTGTTTGAGTCCCCTAAGTCAACTATTCGGCACACTACAAACCGACCATTAAACTGGAAAATAATTATAGTGGACAGCAAATGGCCACActgattttttttctccctatACATGAAACGTTTCAAATTGGCAAACTGACAGGCATTAGCTGGAGTCACGACGTTAGACAACTTGATTAAATAACGCGCATATTAAGGTCAGAAAATTGACACGTAAAGTATCGAATTGGATTTCAAATTCGGTTTATCATTTGCCGATAATAATTTTAGCGTATATAACGTTTCATTTAAAAACACACTGCGTACACATTACTTGACAACCTACACAGCTGGAGCGATTGCCCATTTTCTTCCTGCAGTCTATTTATCAATCCCTTTCAACATTTGATAAAAATGACTACACTTAATAAAATGAGTACATTAATCAGTTTTCGTCTCCAGGGAAATCTTAACCAGCATATTGCATTTCAATAATGAGCATTTCCTTTTAGTATACTGTTGAGCAGGCTATGGTGTGGAATGTGTAAGGACACCTACCTCTCTTAAGATTCCCGAGTTGCACTCTGTCTGGCTCGGTGTAGCCTAAGTGAATAGAACATCAGAGCACTGCGCGAGCCCCCTCTCCAGttcgctgcccccccccctcctctctctctctctctctctctctctctctctctctctctctctctcgtatatTCCCCTCCCTAGAACCCTCCGTCTTCTTTCTTTACATCACTCCGATGGTGGCGTCACACAACTCCAAGTCCTCTAACCAACTATAACACCTAACACCTTCCTGACAAATGCCGCTTTTAGCCTCTTTCGGCACAAAGCGTATAATAGTATTTTCACAAAACATCCATGAAGCCAAATTGTATTCTTATAGACGGCGTTTTTTATTTTACCTTTTCCATGTCTGTTTTCCTTTTGTAGATGGCCAACTCGGAGATGCTTTTACCGTTACATGTCAAAATAATAGAACACCTCCTGTGGATGGGAAACTGAATAGCCAACAGCAACATGGCTTCATGAGATATAATGGACGACAGAGTCAAAAGGATTTGAGTTCAATCTTTGTCCTTTACGATGGTTCCGTGACCCAAATCATGCAGTCTGCTTGTCAGTGCGTTAGGCTGATAGTAAATGCCATTGTGTAGCTATTACACCTGGGGCCAAAAGGACATTGTGTAACAGACTAGTGGTCTAGCACAGTATTTAAAAGGTGGCTTGACAATCCTCGTCTGTCACCAGGCCACATCTGCTCAAGGGCTACAACAACGACTTTAAAAGGCAATATGTGTGCCAAGCAAACATTGGACACTATAGACCAATATGGCCATAGCCATATTCAATTGTCACACCTCAATGCCTCTTGCGCATACACACGAACAAGCGCGTACCCAAGCTCGCACGCTGGAAGCGGAATTAAATTGAATTTAGATGAAAAAGACGGGATGGCCGTTGACTCGAGCGGTATTTTGTTACATCTATCAGTCTCTCTCAATCAGGGCAGATTGAGTACTTGTAAGTTTTGCATATTACTGTAAGAGACACTCGCTGAGGAAATAACCAGAGTAGAGGATGATGGTGCCTGAAACTCTGCACCCGCCACCGATCGGGAAGCCGCGAAGCAGTTGCTTAGTAACCACTTTTTACGATGCCATCCATACTTGTTGTAATGAAAAAtttacccccacacccccacccagtgGAGAGCTGTTCTGGGCTgcatttcccgaaagcgtcgtaagcctaagttgatcgtagaatccatcgtatgaCGAACTTagtttatccatccatccatcgttatcgggaaacgcagccctggacTTTAAAACGATATATGGGGTTCTGAGACATATGCCAAGGCCTCGGGACCCACATCCATTAGATCAGAAAAATAGAAGGACTCTGACGTAGGAACACAATTAAGAAAAATAGGTCcactcccccacacctctccatcACTCATGAGTGGCCCAAAGCACAGCTCCTCTCCACCCCAAATGTTTAGACAGAAGGCTATCTCTTGGCCCCAGCGGAGCACATCTGTGTGCTGTCGTTTGTAAACATCGGAGTGCCATTAATGTTTAAAGATCCATTTCCCATCTCCTTGCAATAAACATGACCGGCACATGTGGTTTAAGGGGCTGTCTGTCTTGCGAAGTTCAGCTCTGAATATGGAAGGTAGTCTGACGTGGGCGTTCAAGGATTTAGGCAAAGTATTCTCATGAAGGATGATAGGCTATAAATACGAATACATTCTATTCCATTCTAAAATGGTCTTATCTTCTCTTCTGTCTTGTCTAGTCTATAAAAATATTACCACAACCATATGGCTCCAATGCTCTGTTTCACTGTAGCTATGGAGACATATAACAATTCACTGTCAAAGAACCGTCCCCCTCGTGTAAGACAAAGTAGCACAATGACTGGCGGAGGAATCCAGGATTGTCTTACTGAGTGGATCTCTTCTCTGCGCCGTTTTCACTGTACAAGACTTTGCTGTTACAGCACTGACAAAGCAATGAAGCGCGCTTCTCCTGACAAGCCCCGCCATTGTTCAGGCTCCTCGCCGTCTCTCTTCGGGGAGCAATTCTTTATACATGGCATGTTCTTCTGCCATTATCATGACCCAATTTCTTTTGAAAACGACATTTTCCAAATTACAGTAAGAGCTTGTGCTGGTGCAGGGGCTTTTAAGAGAAACTGTCCCCTTGAGTTTAACTTTGCGTGCCGTTGAGCCCTACTAGAGAAATAGCTTTGTCAAGAATTTCACATAATGCTCGACTTTTACCTCCGGGGGCCCAAGTTGGAGCTGGCGGGgcgaagagggggaaggggtcAGGTTGGCACTGgtattacaacacacacagtttcatgAATAAGCAAACAGAGCGCGTTCCAAAGCGAAAAGAATATCTTGTTTGGGCCCTCAATCACCACTACCACTAATTCCTCAGTCTGCAGACACACTACGAGAGCTCTGGACCAACCTGTCTCGCGCAAGATATATCATCACGAATTAGGATGATTTATGACTAGGAATCCTCTCTATTTCAGACTGCCTTCGTAACAAATGCCTTAtgttccacacatacacaccttttTATTTCGCCGTGGATCGGTTGACAGGTGTTGTCTCCACGATGGGAGGCAGAACTAACGCCGTGTCTGATCGGGAGTTGGGTTGCTTGCCAGATCCCTGTCATCACGTCTCCATAAGCCTTCTTGTCAATCTGAAATCCTTATTTTGCTTTTGTTCCCGGTAGCCCTCGCTCTGCCCTGGCACGGGACCTGGCAAGGGCCCGCGCACACTCTCATAACTCTTATCCCCCCGTGACACGTTTTCCTCTGAACCCTGCCCTCGTTAACAGAAGCCAGTTATCGTGTTATATTCTCGTCTTACTATCAGATCGGCAAAACGTTAAATTATTTGGGCCGTATCTTTGTTGACGAATCactggccatgtcaaatgaataAATCCGTCTATTAAAAAAGTATTTGTAGGCTACAGTTCTAACAGGTCTTGTATCTACAGAGGAACCAGAGGAACGCTACTCCGCTCGAAGCCGTTTCCACCATAAGTGTTTACTATGATAGGCTATAGCCTCTCCGAGAGCTAGCCTGTAACGTGTGAGAGCTGAGCCGAGGCTGCGACGTGGAATGTTATGACAGGAGTTTGAGGACACTATAATGTCTAACATTACGGATGCAGGAAGAACATAACATAAAGCACTTTAGAGATTCAGAGTTGGTATGAGTGAATTCATAAACTAAAGCCATAAGTGAGGCTTTTGGACCTTTTCGCAGTACATTGGGCCATGCATATAAACGCTTTATGAATGCTTCATGAATGCTTGATGAACGTTTCATGAATGCTTTATGAATGCTCTACGTTCCTCACATCCGGTCAGAAATTGTTTGTCCAGACCTGTGGGCAATCCCAGGTGTCATCTGACTGGCTAGTTCCATAATCTCtcacacctcctctccatctcgtcTGAAGAGGTTCATATCTGGAGATGCCCTCGCCTGTGCCCAAGACTCGTCCACACAGACAACTCCTTTTAAGAAAAGTGTTAAGTTCACTCCCAATTCTGGTTAAGTGACACTTAAATGAATATCAAACTTTAATGTCTGCTTTACGCTTTAGAGGTGTGTCTGTAAACGAAAACTCTCTCTGGCAAAAACTGTTAAATAAGATTAGGATGAGCTGGATTGGTTTTCATGACTTGTCTGTGTCTGCGCTTGATGCAGAGAGAGGTAACCTAGAAGGCCCATACATCTCTGAAGTGGTTATGGGAAATGCCGCTAGCCCCTGCAAATCATGTCTACCTCACCCTAAGGACAACTTTTCCAGCTGCCACtgttttttcctctcttccccaacgcaa
This portion of the Osmerus eperlanus unplaced genomic scaffold, fOsmEpe2.1 SCAFFOLD_765, whole genome shotgun sequence genome encodes:
- the LOC134016886 gene encoding protein shisa-6-like, with product MGIRHLLLLLIYLDPLSVLSAATAGKKVKSLPKKIVKPKDANATVAVPTASPQKNPQVQLPVASNHDTCLGYYDVSGQYDKQFECNNTDHRYCCGTCFLRFCCQFKGNRIDQKACTNYHTPDWVKTVAPSPIPTGETYDPSMDQTNTAVYITCGIIAFIIVLGVSVKVAYDKATEPPQEMNIHRALADILRQQGPIPISQYDCENFAAMNGSPKDNTPMRTSSKNHYTPVHTSKSNHGLHYGKESVRSSGGHDLHNFISSGFVTLGRGPQK